A region from the Triticum urartu cultivar G1812 chromosome 1, Tu2.1, whole genome shotgun sequence genome encodes:
- the LOC125521208 gene encoding DYRK-family kinase pom1-like isoform X2, giving the protein MARGAEEAVGVVGMGFPADAGHGLALRHGVLAGRRGDESADSDDPRLPPLRLGASYYASDGAGAALASPASSSSSDAFLSTTSTPSGLLNPYGVWSPPRAPSEASEFGTAREYDTTDLFFGENWLYDDLLFHREPEISGKSGDGDEEDKFIVDPDVGEIGDDSSRRHERSKSNAEAYTSPPCSCCHGEMEHKNGREFARDSWSAVYGRYQIMDDLTEVLDECGADAHQFRRNVNDDATLKGGPLVDSRSGDDQEFDLSALEKELQVLSPYLSEDANAANNDKIVDDKEFLKDSYSVHPFPEISIPEDIYGMEDFGPADTNVQNAAHNIDEGPKTEIDLASSIFHQEYEEFELRIFHRKNRTGFEENKDFPIVVDSVVAGRYRITEYLGSAAFSRVVQAHDLRTGMDVCLKIIKNDKDFFDQSLDEIKLLKFVNKHDPADAHHILRLYDFFYYQEHLFIVTELLRANLYEFQKYNQESSDEVYFSLPRIQAIARQCLEALVYLHDLNIVHCDLKPENILMKSYSRCEVKVIDLGSSCFLTDNLSLYVQSRSYRAPEIILGLPYDQRIDIWSLGCIFAELYSGEVLFPNEAVSTILARMIGTIGPIDTQMLALGQETPKYFTEEYDLFHKNEETGQLEYLIPEKSSLRRHLRCPDSKFVDFLSCLLQINPRKRPTAREALRHRWFSHKYR; this is encoded by the exons ATGGCGCGCGGCGCGGAGGAGGCCGTCGGCGTCGTGGGGATGGGGTTCCCCGCCGACGCCGGCCACGGCCTCGCGCTGCGGCACGGCGTCCTCGCGGGGAGGCGCGGCGACGAATCCGCCGACTCCGACGACCCCCGCCTCCCGCCGCTGCGGCTCGGCGCCTCCTACTACGCCTCCGACGGGGCCGGGGCCGCGCTCGCCAGCCCCGCCTCCAGCTCCTCCTCCGACGCCTTCCTCAGCACGACCTCCACGCCTTCAG GGCTGCTGAATCCGTACGGGGTGTGGTCGCCGCCACGCGCGCCGTCGGAGGCGTCGGAGTTCGGCACCGCGCGCGAGTACGACACCACCGACCTCTTCTTCGGCGAGAACTGGCTCTACGACGACCTCCTGTTCCACCGCGAGCCGGAGATCAGCGGTAagagcggcgacggcgacgaggaggacaaGTTCATTGTTGACCCCGACGTCGGCGAGATTGGCGACGACAGCAGCCGACGCCACGAGCGCAGCAAGAGCAATGCAGAGGCGTATACGTCACCGCCCTGCAGTTGTTGCCACGGCGAAATGGAGCACAAGAATGGTCGGGAGTTTGCGAGGGATTCTTGGTCTGCTGTGTACGGGAGGTATCAGATCATGGACGACCTGACGGAGGTGCTTGATGAGTGCGGTGCAGACGCGCACCAGTTCAGGCGCAATGTGAATGACGATGCCACACTCAAGGGCGGTCCGTTAGTGGATTCCAGGAGTGGAGATGACCAGGAGTTTGATCTCAGTGCGCTGGAGAAGGAGCTTCAGGTGCTCAGTCCGTACTTGTCTGAAGACGCAAATGCTGCTAACA ATGACAAAATTGTCGATGACAAGGAATTTCTAAAGGATAGTTACAGCGTGCACCCTTTTCCTGAGATTAGTATTCCTGAAGATATTTATGGGATGGAGGACTTCGGGCCAGCGGATACAAATGTTCAAAATGCTGCTCATAATATCGATGAAGGTCCGAAAACGGAGATTGATCTTGCAAGCTCTATTTTTCATCAAGAATATGAGGAATTTGAGTTGAGGATTTTCCACCGGAAGAACAG GACTGGCTTTGAGGAAAACAAAGATTTTCCTATTGTGGTAGATTCAGTTGTTGCCGGAAGATATCGCATCACTGAATATCTTGGTTCCGCTGCATTCAGCAGGGTCGTACAGGCACATGATCTTCGCACAGGAATGGATGTCTGCCTTAAAATAATTAAAAATGACAAGGATTTCTTTGATCAGAGTTTGGATGAGATAAAGCTCCTTAAGTTTGTAAATAAACATGATCCGGCAGATGCACATCATATATTGCGCCTATATGATTTTTTCTACTATCAG GAACATCTTTTCATTGTAACCGAATTGCTACGGGCAAATCTATATGAGTTTCAAAAGTATAACCAGGAGTCCAGTGATGAGGTCTACTTTTCATTGCCCAGAATACAG GCTATAGCTCGACAGTGCTTAGAAGCTTTGGTGTatttgcatgatttaaatataGTTCACTGTGACCTGAAACCAGAGAACATCCTTATGAAGAGCTACAGCAGATGTGAAGTCAAGGTTATTGATCTTGGAAGCAGTTGCTTCTTGACAGATAACTTAAGCCTATACGTCCAGTCACGTTCTTACCGTGCTCCTGAGATTATTTTGGGTCTTCCATATGACCAGAGGATTGACATTTGGTCTCTTGGATGTATATTCGCCGAACTGTACTCTGGTGAA GTGCTCTTTCCTAATGAAGCGGTGTCAACAATTCTTGCTCGGATGATTGGAACAATTGGCCCAATTGACACGCAGATGCTTGCGTTGGGACAGGAGACTCCGAAGTACTTTACAGAAGAGTACGACCTTTTCCACAAGAACGAG GAGACGGGTCAGCTGGAGTATTTGATACCAGAGAAATCCTCCTTGCGGCGCCACTTGCGATGCCCCGACTCCAAGTTTGTTGATTTCCTGTCCTGCCTGCTGCAAATCAACCCCAGAAAGAGACCAACAGCCAGGGAAGCGTTGCGGCATCGATGGTTTTCACACAAGTATCGTTGA
- the LOC125521208 gene encoding serine/threonine-protein kinase pakD-like isoform X1 has translation MARGAEEAVGVVGMGFPADAGHGLALRHGVLAGRRGDESADSDDPRLPPLRLGASYYASDGAGAALASPASSSSSDAFLSTTSTPSGLLNPYGVWSPPRAPSEASEFGTAREYDTTDLFFGENWLYDDLLFHREPEISGKSGDGDEEDKFIVDPDVGEIGDDSSRRHERSKSNAEAYTSPPCSCCHGEMEHKNGREFARDSWSAVYGRYQIMDDLTEVLDECGADAHQFRRNVNDDATLKGGPLVDSRSGDDQEFDLSALEKELQVLSPYLSEDANAANNHRFNHDFRVNDELNIDLITDDKIVDDKEFLKDSYSVHPFPEISIPEDIYGMEDFGPADTNVQNAAHNIDEGPKTEIDLASSIFHQEYEEFELRIFHRKNRTGFEENKDFPIVVDSVVAGRYRITEYLGSAAFSRVVQAHDLRTGMDVCLKIIKNDKDFFDQSLDEIKLLKFVNKHDPADAHHILRLYDFFYYQEHLFIVTELLRANLYEFQKYNQESSDEVYFSLPRIQAIARQCLEALVYLHDLNIVHCDLKPENILMKSYSRCEVKVIDLGSSCFLTDNLSLYVQSRSYRAPEIILGLPYDQRIDIWSLGCIFAELYSGEVLFPNEAVSTILARMIGTIGPIDTQMLALGQETPKYFTEEYDLFHKNEETGQLEYLIPEKSSLRRHLRCPDSKFVDFLSCLLQINPRKRPTAREALRHRWFSHKYR, from the exons ATGGCGCGCGGCGCGGAGGAGGCCGTCGGCGTCGTGGGGATGGGGTTCCCCGCCGACGCCGGCCACGGCCTCGCGCTGCGGCACGGCGTCCTCGCGGGGAGGCGCGGCGACGAATCCGCCGACTCCGACGACCCCCGCCTCCCGCCGCTGCGGCTCGGCGCCTCCTACTACGCCTCCGACGGGGCCGGGGCCGCGCTCGCCAGCCCCGCCTCCAGCTCCTCCTCCGACGCCTTCCTCAGCACGACCTCCACGCCTTCAG GGCTGCTGAATCCGTACGGGGTGTGGTCGCCGCCACGCGCGCCGTCGGAGGCGTCGGAGTTCGGCACCGCGCGCGAGTACGACACCACCGACCTCTTCTTCGGCGAGAACTGGCTCTACGACGACCTCCTGTTCCACCGCGAGCCGGAGATCAGCGGTAagagcggcgacggcgacgaggaggacaaGTTCATTGTTGACCCCGACGTCGGCGAGATTGGCGACGACAGCAGCCGACGCCACGAGCGCAGCAAGAGCAATGCAGAGGCGTATACGTCACCGCCCTGCAGTTGTTGCCACGGCGAAATGGAGCACAAGAATGGTCGGGAGTTTGCGAGGGATTCTTGGTCTGCTGTGTACGGGAGGTATCAGATCATGGACGACCTGACGGAGGTGCTTGATGAGTGCGGTGCAGACGCGCACCAGTTCAGGCGCAATGTGAATGACGATGCCACACTCAAGGGCGGTCCGTTAGTGGATTCCAGGAGTGGAGATGACCAGGAGTTTGATCTCAGTGCGCTGGAGAAGGAGCTTCAGGTGCTCAGTCCGTACTTGTCTGAAGACGCAAATGCTGCTAACA ACCATAGGTTTAACCATGACTTCAGAGTAAACGATGAACTAAATATTGACCTTATAACAGATGACAAAATTGTCGATGACAAGGAATTTCTAAAGGATAGTTACAGCGTGCACCCTTTTCCTGAGATTAGTATTCCTGAAGATATTTATGGGATGGAGGACTTCGGGCCAGCGGATACAAATGTTCAAAATGCTGCTCATAATATCGATGAAGGTCCGAAAACGGAGATTGATCTTGCAAGCTCTATTTTTCATCAAGAATATGAGGAATTTGAGTTGAGGATTTTCCACCGGAAGAACAG GACTGGCTTTGAGGAAAACAAAGATTTTCCTATTGTGGTAGATTCAGTTGTTGCCGGAAGATATCGCATCACTGAATATCTTGGTTCCGCTGCATTCAGCAGGGTCGTACAGGCACATGATCTTCGCACAGGAATGGATGTCTGCCTTAAAATAATTAAAAATGACAAGGATTTCTTTGATCAGAGTTTGGATGAGATAAAGCTCCTTAAGTTTGTAAATAAACATGATCCGGCAGATGCACATCATATATTGCGCCTATATGATTTTTTCTACTATCAG GAACATCTTTTCATTGTAACCGAATTGCTACGGGCAAATCTATATGAGTTTCAAAAGTATAACCAGGAGTCCAGTGATGAGGTCTACTTTTCATTGCCCAGAATACAG GCTATAGCTCGACAGTGCTTAGAAGCTTTGGTGTatttgcatgatttaaatataGTTCACTGTGACCTGAAACCAGAGAACATCCTTATGAAGAGCTACAGCAGATGTGAAGTCAAGGTTATTGATCTTGGAAGCAGTTGCTTCTTGACAGATAACTTAAGCCTATACGTCCAGTCACGTTCTTACCGTGCTCCTGAGATTATTTTGGGTCTTCCATATGACCAGAGGATTGACATTTGGTCTCTTGGATGTATATTCGCCGAACTGTACTCTGGTGAA GTGCTCTTTCCTAATGAAGCGGTGTCAACAATTCTTGCTCGGATGATTGGAACAATTGGCCCAATTGACACGCAGATGCTTGCGTTGGGACAGGAGACTCCGAAGTACTTTACAGAAGAGTACGACCTTTTCCACAAGAACGAG GAGACGGGTCAGCTGGAGTATTTGATACCAGAGAAATCCTCCTTGCGGCGCCACTTGCGATGCCCCGACTCCAAGTTTGTTGATTTCCTGTCCTGCCTGCTGCAAATCAACCCCAGAAAGAGACCAACAGCCAGGGAAGCGTTGCGGCATCGATGGTTTTCACACAAGTATCGTTGA
- the LOC125521242 gene encoding calcium-dependent protein kinase 16 translates to MGNCCRSPAAAAREDVSSSHFPASAGKRKPHQARNGGGGGAGGGGGGAGAGAGGEKKRLSVLGEEGRDVSGGIDDKYALDRELGRGEFGVTYLCMDRGSKELLACKSISKRKLRTPVDVEDVRREVAIMRHLPRSASIVTLREACEDDGAVHLVMELCEGGELFDRIVARGHYTERAAAAVTRTIVEVVQLCHHHGVIHRDLKPENFLFANKKENSPLKAIDFGLSIFFKPGEKFSEIVGSPYYMAPEVLKRNYGPEIDIWSAGVILYILLCGVPPFWAETEQGVAQAILRGNIDFKREPWPHVSDNAKDLVRQMLQPDPKIRLTAKQVLEHTWLQNAKKAPNVPLGDIVKSRLKQFSRMNRFKRRALRVIADHLSAEEVEDIKEMFKVMDTDNDGIVSYEELKSGIAKFGSHLAESEVQMLIEAVDTNGRGALDYGEFLAVSLHLQRMANDEHLRRAFLFFDKDGDGFIEPEELQEALAEDGAVDITEVVKDILQEVDTDKDGKISFEEFVAMMKTGTDWRKASRHYSRGRFNSLSIRLIKDGSVKMGNE, encoded by the exons ATGGGCAACTGCTGCCGCTCCCCGGCGGCCGCGGCGCGGGAGGACGTCTCGTCGTCGCACTTCCCCGCCTCCGCCGGGAAGAGGAAGCCCCACCAGGcgcgcaacggcggcggcggcggcgcggggggaggcgggggcggcgccggcgccggcgccggcggggAGAAGAAGCGGCTGTCGGTGCTCGGGGAGGAGGGCCGCGACGTGAGCGGCGGGATCGACGACAAGTACGCGCTGGACCGGGAGCTGGGGCGGGGCGAGTTCGGGGTCACGTACCTGTGCATGGACCGGGGATCCAAGGAGCTGCTCGCCTGCAAGTCCATCTCCAAGCGCAAGCTGCGCACGCCCGTCGACGTGGAGGACGTGCGCCGGGAGGTGGCCATCATGCGCCACCTGCCCCGCAGCGCCAGCATCGTCACGCTGCGGGAGGCCTGCGAGGACGACGGCGCCGTGCACCTCGTCATGGAGCTCTGCGAGGGCGGGGAGCTCTTCGACCGCATCGTCGCGCGGGGCCACTACACggagcgcgccgccgccgccgtcacgcGCACCATCGTCGAGGTCGTGCAGCTCTGCCACCACCACGGCGTCATCCACCGCGACCTCAAGCCAGAGAACTTCCTCTTCGCCAACAAGAAGGAGAACTCCCCGCTCAAGGCCATCGACTTCGGCCTCTCCATCTTCTTCAAGCCCG GTGAGAAGTTCTCTGAAATTGTGGGAAGTCCCTACTATATGGCTCCTGAAGTGCTTAAGAGAAACTATGGACCTGAAATAGACATTTGGAGTGCTGGCGTTATCTTGTATATATTGTTATGCGGTGTTCCTCCATTTTGGGCTG AGACTGAACAAGGAGTGGCACAAGCTATCCTTCGGGGAAATATAGATTTTAAGAGAGAACCCTGGCCCCATGTTTCTGATAACGCTAAAGATCTAGTTcggcagatgcttcagcctgatcCGAAAATCAGGCTAACTGCAAAGCAAGTTCTTG AGCATACATGGCTTCAAAATGCGAAGAAAGCTCCAAATGTTCCTCTTGGAGACATCGTAAAGTCGAGGCTGAAACAATTTTCAAGGATGAACAGATTTAAAAGAAGAGCTCTAAGG GTTATTGCTGACCACTTGTCGGCTGAAGAAGTTGAGGACATAAAGGAGATGTTCAAAGTGATGGATACTGATAATGACGGTATAGTCTCATATGAAGAGTTGAAGAGCGGGATTGCAAAATTTGGTTCTCACCTTGCAGAATCTGAAGTGCAAATGTTAATAGAAGCT GTGGATACAAATGGTAGAGGAGCACTAGATTATGGTGAATTTTTGGCTGTCTCACTTCATCTACAAAGGATGGCAAATGATGAGCACCTTCGGCGGGCCTTCCTGTTTTTCGATAAGGATGGCGACGGTTTTATCGAGCCTGAGGAGCTTCAGGAGGCCCTGGCGGAGGATGGGGCGGTAGATATCACGGAAGTGGTGAAGGACATATTGCAAGAAGTTGACACAGACAAG GATGGCAAAATTAGCTTTGAAGAGTTTGTAGCAATGATGAAAACCGGCACGGACTGGCGAAAGGCTTCGCGGCATTATTCGAGAGGACGTTTCAATAGCCTAAGCATAAGGCTTATCAAGGATGGATCTGTAAAGATGGGAAATGAGTGA
- the LOC125521224 gene encoding CTD nuclear envelope phosphatase 1 homolog — protein MIASSPPLRSSRVHPSIISYPPSPVTAGMAAATEVYSPTPAAQHRGQAAWWAVVGWLALLLQVLLRVIRGAPSSLGKLLRSLGLRHPILSAAPAVAFVQLPSKAPADDLPPLSPPPGRLTVVLDLDETLICAYESSSLPATVRTQAVEAGLHCFDMECISSDKDAKGRQRVNHVTVFERPGLHEFLQKTSEFADLILFTAGLEGYAKPLVDRIDAHNRFCRRLYRPSTVTTEYRDHVKDLSCLSKDFRRIVLVDNNPYSFLLQPLNGIPCLTFSAGQPMDDQLMRVIFPLLKRLSLQNDVRPALHDAFHMPEWFQRNGIPQIDQAM, from the exons ATGATTGCTTCCTCCCCTCCACTTCGCTCCTCCCGCGTCCACCCCAGCATTATCTCATATCCCCCGTCTCCGGTGACCGCGGGCATGGCGGCGGCGACCGAGGTCTACTCGCCGACGCCGGCGGCGCAGCACCGGGGGCAGGCGGCGTGGTGGGCGGTGGTGGGGTGGCTCGCGCTCCTCCTGCAGGTCCTTCTCCGGGTCATCCGCGGCGCGCCCTCCTCCCTGGGGAAGCTCCTCAGGTCCCTCGGcctccgccaccccatcctctcCGCCGCCCCCGCCGTGGCCTTCGTGCAGCTCCCCTCCAAGGCCCCCGCCGACGACTTGCCGCCCCTGTCtccgccgcctgggcggctcaCG GTAGTGTTGGACTTGGATGAAACATTAATCTGTGCATACGAGTCATCGAGCCTTCCTGCCACCGTGCGCACCCAGGCGGTCGAAGCAGGGTTGCATTGCTTTGACATGGAGTGCATATCATCCGACAAG GATGCCAAAGGCAGACAGAGGGTGAATCATGTAACTGTCTTTGAGCGTCCTGGTTTGCACGAGTTTTTGCAGAAAACTAGTGAATTTGCCGATCTTATACTCTTCACCGCTGGTCTGGAAG GATATGCAAAGCCTTTGGTTGACAGGATAGATGCTCACAATAGGTTCTGTCGCCGTCTCTACAGACCATCAACTGTTACTAC GGAATACAGAGACCATGTGAAGGATCTTTCTTGTTTATCCAAAGATTTCCGTAGAATTGTACTTGTTGATAACAATCCATATAGTTTCCTACTACAGCCATTGAATGGGATACCGTGCCTTACGTTTTCAGCTGGACAGCCCATGGATGATCAG CTTATGAGAGTGATATTTCCGCTTCTCAAGCGCCTTTCTCTCCAAAATGATGTGAGACCGGCATTGCATGACGCGTTTCACATGCCAGAGTGGTTTCAAAGAAATGGGATCCCACAAATTGACCAGGCAATGTAA